One segment of Arthrobacter sp. MMS18-M83 DNA contains the following:
- a CDS encoding transmembrane-type terpene cyclase codes for MTLFLTILSGVAWTAVYICAILVGFRDKSYAIPAAALGLNIAWEAIYAVHSLSTRLSVQGVINIAWALADVVIVYTFLQFGRRELPGFVTRPLFIGWAVLLGLAAFAVQWLFIAEFDWEPASRYAAFLQNLLMSGLFIAMFVARRSLRGQSMLIAVAKWIGTLAPTITFGVLENSLFILGIGTLCSVFDLTYIGLLWWAKRNPEALAN; via the coding sequence ATGACCCTGTTTCTGACGATCCTGAGCGGGGTCGCGTGGACCGCGGTCTACATTTGCGCGATCCTGGTCGGATTTCGCGACAAGAGCTACGCCATCCCGGCGGCAGCCCTGGGGCTGAACATCGCGTGGGAAGCCATCTACGCGGTGCATTCGCTCAGCACGAGACTCTCCGTTCAGGGAGTCATCAACATTGCCTGGGCACTGGCGGACGTCGTGATTGTCTACACGTTCCTTCAGTTCGGCAGGCGGGAACTTCCCGGGTTTGTCACGCGGCCACTGTTCATCGGATGGGCGGTCCTGCTGGGCCTTGCAGCTTTTGCCGTGCAGTGGCTGTTCATCGCCGAGTTCGATTGGGAACCCGCATCCCGGTACGCGGCCTTCCTGCAGAATCTCCTGATGTCCGGCCTGTTCATTGCCATGTTCGTCGCCCGCCGCAGCCTGCGGGGCCAATCCATGCTGATCGCGGTCGCGAAATGGATCGGGACCCTCGCGCCCACCATCACCTTCGGCGTCCTTGAGAATTCACTGTTCATTCTGGGCATTGGCACCCTCTGCAGCGTCTTCGA
- a CDS encoding ATP-binding protein, producing MSNWRIRDFHSSDMDGILHLWESLKADNVEPVYALSEVLASCEKDHAVVAVQGDQVVGAAVGRAAHDQGWIVFLATLPEFRGRGIGTSLLAAVENRMAPHGLNKLSALMPESETRVEAFLGRGFVVKKNLRYFERTIPVQRQELEPLSLLGGRILARDLWENVAGMRREKELLERRLVLPLAEADLADEYGVVPPRAVVLFGPPGTGKTTFAKAIASRLEWPFVEVFPSRLAADPKGLAGALRETFLEIAELEHAVVFIDEVEEIASQRSGEPPSPLQGVTNELLKIIPAFREQPGRLLVCATNFIRALDTAFLRHGRFDYVIPIGLPDVHAREAMWQRFIPATVVDSVDIALLVDRTEGFSPADIEYAARSASQRALEKAVYDDGASAGGPAPASNGRKGPVTQDYLDAIADTRTTVSDEVHQDFLEDIDVLGRV from the coding sequence ATGAGCAATTGGCGCATCAGGGACTTCCACTCGTCGGACATGGACGGCATCCTGCACCTTTGGGAGTCGCTCAAAGCGGATAACGTTGAGCCGGTCTACGCGCTCTCCGAGGTGCTTGCGTCGTGCGAGAAGGACCACGCCGTCGTGGCCGTGCAGGGCGACCAGGTGGTGGGCGCCGCCGTCGGACGTGCTGCCCATGACCAAGGATGGATCGTCTTCCTGGCCACGCTGCCTGAGTTCCGCGGGCGCGGGATCGGCACTTCGCTGCTGGCCGCCGTCGAGAATCGGATGGCTCCGCATGGCCTCAACAAGCTCTCGGCCCTGATGCCGGAAAGCGAAACCCGCGTGGAAGCGTTCCTGGGCCGCGGCTTCGTGGTGAAGAAAAACCTGCGCTACTTCGAGCGGACCATTCCGGTGCAGCGCCAGGAGTTGGAGCCGCTGAGCCTGCTGGGCGGCCGGATCCTCGCCCGCGACCTGTGGGAAAACGTCGCCGGCATGCGCCGCGAAAAGGAACTGCTGGAACGCCGGCTTGTCCTACCGCTGGCCGAGGCCGATCTCGCGGACGAATACGGCGTAGTGCCGCCGCGCGCCGTCGTGCTCTTCGGCCCTCCGGGGACAGGTAAGACGACGTTCGCCAAAGCCATTGCATCGCGCCTTGAGTGGCCTTTCGTGGAAGTCTTCCCCTCGCGCCTTGCCGCCGATCCCAAGGGCTTGGCGGGCGCGTTGCGCGAGACGTTCCTGGAAATCGCCGAACTGGAGCACGCCGTCGTCTTCATCGACGAGGTGGAGGAGATCGCGTCCCAGCGGTCCGGTGAGCCGCCGTCGCCGCTGCAGGGTGTCACCAACGAGCTCCTCAAGATCATCCCCGCCTTCCGTGAACAGCCCGGCCGCCTGCTGGTATGCGCCACCAACTTCATCCGCGCCCTGGATACTGCCTTCTTGCGCCACGGCCGCTTCGACTACGTGATCCCCATCGGCCTGCCCGACGTCCACGCGCGTGAGGCCATGTGGCAGCGCTTCATCCCGGCCACGGTGGTGGACTCCGTGGATATCGCGTTGCTGGTGGATCGTACCGAAGGCTTCTCTCCCGCCGACATTGAGTACGCGGCGCGCAGCGCCTCCCAGCGCGCTTTGGAAAAAGCAGTTTACGACGACGGCGCCTCCGCCGGGGGCCCCGCACCGGCTTCGAACGGTCGCAAGGGACCGGTCACGCAGGACTATCTCGACGCAATCGCCGACACCCGCACCACGGTCAGCGACGAGGTCCACCAGGACTTCCTCGAAGACATCGACGTGCTGGGTCGCGTGTAG
- a CDS encoding fumarylacetoacetate hydrolase family protein encodes MHVKFARLGPSGHEQPVVIATDAEGTERYFDLRPLTADIDGAFLAGGGIASTQEALDAGRLPTVHAEGLRIGAPIARPGAVVGIGLNYAAHAAESGATPPEVPVVFLKPSNTVTGPFDPAPIPPSSEKYDWEVELGIVIGREATYLADLDEAAVCIAGYVLANDLSERELQLPGAAGQWTKGKTLPQSTPLGPWLVPAGEIDAAALRLRTWVNGEARQDSTTADLIFDPATLVHHLSQHIVLEPGDVIITGTPEGVALSGRFPYLRTGDVVEIEIEGLGRQRKEFHLAT; translated from the coding sequence ATGCACGTGAAATTTGCCCGTTTAGGACCGTCCGGCCACGAGCAGCCGGTGGTCATCGCCACAGACGCTGAAGGCACCGAACGGTACTTCGATCTGCGCCCACTAACTGCTGACATCGACGGCGCCTTCCTCGCCGGGGGCGGTATCGCCAGTACGCAGGAAGCGCTCGACGCCGGAAGGTTGCCCACCGTTCACGCTGAAGGGCTGCGCATCGGCGCCCCGATTGCCCGGCCAGGGGCCGTCGTCGGGATCGGCCTGAACTACGCGGCACACGCCGCGGAGTCCGGAGCCACACCGCCCGAAGTGCCAGTCGTCTTCCTGAAGCCCTCCAACACAGTGACGGGACCGTTCGACCCGGCCCCCATTCCGCCTTCGTCGGAAAAGTACGACTGGGAAGTGGAACTCGGAATCGTCATCGGACGGGAAGCCACCTACCTGGCAGACCTGGACGAAGCCGCGGTATGCATCGCTGGCTACGTTCTTGCCAACGACCTGTCCGAACGTGAACTGCAGCTCCCCGGCGCCGCCGGGCAATGGACCAAGGGCAAGACACTCCCCCAATCGACTCCACTGGGGCCATGGCTGGTTCCTGCTGGCGAGATAGACGCAGCTGCATTGCGCCTACGCACTTGGGTGAATGGCGAGGCTCGCCAGGACTCCACCACCGCGGACCTGATTTTCGATCCTGCTACGCTTGTCCACCACTTGAGCCAGCACATTGTGCTGGAGCCTGGAGACGTCATCATCACGGGCACGCCGGAAGGTGTGGCTTTGTCCGGCCGCTTCCCGTATCTCCGGACGGGGGACGTTGTTGAGATTGAAATAGAAGGGCTCGGCCGCCAGCGCAAAGAGTTCCACCTGGCGACGTAA
- a CDS encoding amino acid permease yields MTNAPITDHTVPPQAHATEKLLHAEDKGYHKSLKPRQIQMIAIGGAIGTGLFLGAGGRLNAAGPSLVIAYAVCGFFAFLILRALGELVLHRPSSGSFVSYAREFFGEKAAFVSGWFYWINWATTTIVDITAAALYMNFFGKYVPWMGVVPQWAWALIALVVVLSLNLVSVKVFGEMEFYFALIKVAALLAFLVVGTFFVIFGTPVPGQEVGFSLLTDHGGIFPNGLLPMIILMQGVLFAYASIELVGTAAGETENPEKIMPKAINSVVFRIAVFYVGSVILLALLLPYTSYVKGVSPFVTFFGHIGIQGVDVIMNLVVLTAALSSLNAGLYSTGRILRSMSVAGSAPKFAQRMNKAGVPYGGIAITAGVSLLGVPLNYLVPADAFEIVLNVASVGIIVTWATIVLCQMQLKRWADKGWLKRPSFRMFGAPYTGYLSLLFLVGVLVMVFIDSPLTMLVTAIACALMVVGWYLCRKQIHELAAARDGFTGSSPVVANLPVAGSEDRI; encoded by the coding sequence ATGACCAATGCACCCATCACGGACCACACGGTCCCGCCACAGGCGCACGCCACTGAAAAGCTCCTTCATGCCGAGGACAAGGGCTATCACAAGAGCCTGAAGCCGCGTCAGATCCAGATGATCGCGATCGGCGGTGCCATCGGCACCGGCCTGTTCCTGGGTGCCGGCGGCCGCCTCAACGCCGCGGGCCCCTCCCTCGTCATCGCATATGCGGTCTGCGGATTTTTTGCCTTCCTGATCCTGCGTGCCCTCGGGGAACTCGTGCTGCACCGCCCGTCGTCGGGCTCCTTCGTCTCCTACGCCCGCGAATTCTTCGGCGAGAAGGCTGCGTTTGTCTCCGGTTGGTTCTACTGGATCAACTGGGCCACCACCACCATCGTGGACATCACCGCCGCGGCCCTCTACATGAACTTCTTCGGCAAATATGTGCCGTGGATGGGCGTTGTTCCGCAGTGGGCCTGGGCCCTGATCGCCCTGGTGGTCGTCCTGAGCCTGAACCTGGTTTCCGTCAAGGTGTTCGGCGAGATGGAGTTCTACTTCGCGCTCATCAAGGTGGCCGCGCTGCTGGCGTTCCTCGTGGTTGGCACCTTCTTCGTCATCTTCGGCACCCCGGTACCGGGCCAAGAGGTCGGCTTCAGCCTCCTCACGGACCACGGCGGCATCTTCCCCAACGGCCTGCTGCCGATGATCATCCTCATGCAGGGGGTTCTGTTCGCCTACGCGTCAATCGAGCTCGTGGGCACTGCGGCTGGCGAAACCGAGAACCCCGAGAAGATCATGCCCAAGGCCATCAACTCCGTGGTCTTCCGCATCGCCGTCTTTTACGTCGGCTCCGTCATTCTGCTGGCCCTGCTGCTGCCATACACCTCATATGTCAAGGGCGTCAGTCCGTTCGTGACGTTCTTCGGCCACATCGGCATCCAGGGCGTGGACGTGATCATGAACCTCGTGGTCCTCACGGCCGCGCTGTCCTCCCTCAACGCCGGGTTGTACTCCACCGGCCGCATCCTGCGCTCCATGTCCGTGGCGGGTTCGGCTCCGAAGTTCGCCCAGCGCATGAACAAGGCCGGTGTTCCCTACGGCGGCATCGCTATCACTGCCGGCGTCTCGCTGCTCGGCGTCCCCCTGAACTACCTCGTCCCGGCAGATGCCTTCGAGATCGTCCTGAACGTCGCCTCGGTGGGCATCATCGTCACCTGGGCCACGATCGTCCTGTGCCAGATGCAGCTCAAACGATGGGCGGACAAGGGTTGGCTGAAGCGTCCGTCCTTCCGGATGTTCGGCGCCCCCTACACCGGTTATCTTTCGCTGCTGTTCCTGGTGGGCGTGCTGGTCATGGTGTTCATCGACTCCCCCCTCACCATGTTGGTCACGGCAATTGCCTGCGCCCTCATGGTGGTCGGTTGGTACCTGTGCCGCAAGCAAATCCACGAGCTCGCCGCAGCCCGCGACGGCTTCACGGGCAGTTCGCCCGTGGTCGCCAACCTGCCAGTTGCCGGTTCGGAGGACAGGATCTAG
- a CDS encoding aspartate ammonia-lyase, which yields MTTVNHARPFRSEHDLLGDRDVPADAYWGVHTLRAIENFPITGQPLASNANLVRSLAAVKLAAARTNRELGLLDDERADAIEQACQDIMDGKLHEQFMVDVIQGGAGTSSNMNANEVIANRALEILGHPKGDYARLHPNDHVNLSQSTNDVYPTAVNLATIFSVQGLLAALQELQVAFAEKGEEFRTVVKMGRTQLQDAVPMTLGQEFGGYAVTVGEDRARLAESQLLIHEINLGATAIGTGLNAPLGYAEAACRHLAEITGLPLVTSVDLIEATQDVGAFVHLSGVLKRVAVKLSKICNDLRLLSSGPRAGLGEINLPAVQSGSSIMPGKINPVIPEMVSQVAYEVIGNDVTVTMAAEAGQLQLNAFEPIIVHSLHKSISHLEAACRTLTSRCVRGITANTERLRLTVEQSIGLVTALNPHIGYASATAIAQEALASGKGVAELVLEHGLLTSGQLDELLRPERLANLSK from the coding sequence ATGACAACCGTCAATCACGCACGCCCGTTCCGCTCCGAACACGATCTCCTCGGCGACCGCGACGTCCCTGCTGATGCCTACTGGGGTGTGCACACGCTGCGTGCCATCGAGAACTTCCCCATCACGGGCCAGCCGTTGGCCAGCAACGCCAACCTCGTCAGGAGCCTCGCAGCGGTGAAGCTCGCCGCTGCGCGCACCAACCGCGAACTTGGCCTCCTGGATGACGAGCGGGCTGACGCCATCGAGCAAGCCTGCCAGGACATCATGGACGGCAAGCTCCACGAGCAGTTCATGGTGGACGTCATCCAGGGTGGCGCCGGCACAAGCTCCAACATGAATGCGAACGAGGTCATCGCCAACCGCGCCCTCGAAATCCTCGGCCACCCCAAGGGCGACTACGCCAGGCTGCACCCGAACGACCACGTCAACCTGAGCCAGTCCACCAACGATGTGTATCCCACGGCCGTCAACCTGGCCACCATCTTCTCGGTCCAAGGCCTTCTTGCGGCACTTCAGGAACTCCAGGTCGCCTTCGCGGAAAAGGGCGAGGAATTCCGCACGGTGGTCAAGATGGGCCGCACCCAGCTGCAGGACGCAGTCCCCATGACCCTCGGCCAGGAATTCGGCGGCTATGCCGTGACTGTCGGCGAGGACCGGGCACGCCTGGCCGAATCCCAACTGCTGATCCATGAGATCAACCTTGGCGCCACTGCCATCGGCACAGGCCTGAATGCCCCGCTTGGCTACGCCGAGGCGGCCTGCCGGCACCTCGCCGAGATTACCGGCCTGCCGCTGGTTACCTCCGTCGACCTCATCGAGGCCACCCAGGACGTGGGCGCGTTCGTCCACCTCTCGGGCGTGCTCAAGCGCGTCGCCGTCAAGCTTTCCAAGATTTGCAACGATCTCCGCTTGCTGTCCTCCGGACCGCGAGCGGGACTGGGCGAGATCAACCTCCCGGCTGTGCAGTCGGGCTCGTCCATCATGCCGGGCAAGATCAATCCGGTGATCCCGGAAATGGTCAGCCAAGTGGCCTATGAAGTCATCGGCAACGATGTCACCGTCACCATGGCAGCCGAAGCGGGACAGCTCCAGCTGAACGCCTTCGAGCCGATTATTGTCCACAGCCTCCACAAGAGCATCTCCCACCTGGAAGCCGCGTGCCGCACACTCACATCGCGCTGCGTCCGGGGCATCACCGCGAACACCGAGCGGCTGCGCCTCACCGTAGAGCAGTCGATCGGACTCGTCACGGCCCTCAATCCGCACATCGGATACGCCTCCGCCACCGCCATCGCCCAAGAAGCGCTGGCAAGCGGCAAAGGTGTGGCCGAGCTCGTTCTTGAACACGGATTGCTGACCTCGGGGCAGCTCGATGAACTCCTCCGCCCCGAACGCCTCGCCAACCTCAGCAAATAG